A single window of Pseudomonas lijiangensis DNA harbors:
- the yrfG gene encoding GMP/IMP nucleotidase → MLSMPWSDIDTVLLDMDGTLLDLHYDDHFWMQHLPQRYAELHGVSLAMALLEMQPLFERHAGTLNWYCLDFWSTELKLSVRDLKLETAHLIALRPDAQTFLAALQKAGKRVIMITNAHRDSLSLKLERIELAPYFERLISSHDYGFPKENQQFWDALQADTAFDPARSLFIDDTLPILRSAGRFGVAHLLAVSEPNSQKGPKDTEEFEAVKDYLELIKGL, encoded by the coding sequence ATGCTTTCAATGCCCTGGAGCGATATCGATACCGTCCTGCTGGATATGGACGGCACTCTGCTCGACCTGCATTACGACGACCACTTCTGGATGCAGCACTTGCCCCAGCGCTATGCCGAATTGCATGGCGTCAGTCTGGCCATGGCTCTGCTGGAGATGCAGCCGCTGTTCGAGCGCCATGCGGGAACACTCAACTGGTACTGCCTGGACTTCTGGAGCACGGAGTTGAAGCTGTCGGTGCGCGACCTGAAACTCGAAACCGCGCACCTGATCGCCTTGCGACCTGATGCCCAGACCTTTCTGGCTGCACTTCAGAAAGCCGGCAAGCGGGTGATCATGATCACCAACGCCCATCGCGATTCGCTGTCATTGAAACTGGAGAGGATTGAGCTGGCACCCTACTTCGAGCGCCTGATCAGCTCCCATGACTACGGCTTCCCCAAGGAAAACCAGCAGTTCTGGGACGCCTTGCAGGCCGACACCGCGTTCGACCCGGCGCGCAGCCTGTTTATCGACGATACCCTGCCGATCCTGCGCAGTGCCGGACGCTTTGGTGTGGCGCACTTGCTGGCAGTCAGCGAACCCAATAGCCAGAAAGGGCCAAAGGACACAGAAGAGTTCGAGGCAGTGAAGGATTATCTGGAGCTGATCAAGGGTTTGTAG
- a CDS encoding FdhF/YdeP family oxidoreductase, which produces MSTHHQADKTPTPRYKPYKGPAGGWGALISVTQAWLGSDNALKNLRMMLKTNQNGGFDCPGCAWGDSPESGMVKFCENGAKAVNWEATKRRVDPAFFARYSVSSLLEQSDYWLEYQGRLTEPMVYDPQSDRYKPISWDDAFALIAKHLNNLPSPNMAEFYTSGRASNEAAYLYQLFVRAYGTNNFPDCSNMCHEASGVALSQSVGVGKGTVTFDDFEHADAIFVLGQNPGTNHPRMLDPLRDAVKRGAQVVCVNPLKERGLERFQHPQHAMEMLTNGDRPTNTAYFRPALGGDMALLRGMAKFLLQWEREAQLNNAPAVFDHAFLNEHTQGVLDYLAAIDETSWEEILEQSGLPLSDIEQSARMYAKGQNVIMCWAMGITQHRHSVATIQEIANLMMLRGNIGKPGAGLCPVRGHSNVQGDRTMGINERPPVFLLDALEKRFQFKVPRENGHNVVEAIHAMAEGRSKVFIALGGNFAQATPDSPRTAAALSNCDLTVQISTKLNRSHLFHGKEALILPCFGRTDIDIQANGPQAVTVEDSFSMVHASNGQLQPSSSLMRSEPAIIAGIANATVGKQPVDWLWLIEDYSRIRDLIADTIPGFKDFNERVKNPGGFYLGNAAGARRWNTASTRANFKPNALPLSLIHEGISSTGQTPDLIMQSMRSHDQYNTTIYGLDDRYRGVKGQRDVLFVNEADIIRLGFQPGQKADLISIWGDNHERRVKGFTLLPFDIPAGQAAAYYPEVNPLVPLESVGEGSHTPTSKFVAIRLERSSEPARIL; this is translated from the coding sequence GTGAGCACTCATCACCAAGCCGACAAAACCCCGACGCCTCGCTACAAGCCTTACAAAGGTCCGGCAGGTGGCTGGGGCGCACTGATCAGCGTGACACAGGCCTGGCTGGGCAGTGACAACGCGCTGAAAAACCTGCGCATGATGCTCAAGACCAACCAGAACGGCGGCTTCGACTGCCCTGGCTGCGCGTGGGGCGACTCGCCGGAAAGCGGCATGGTGAAGTTCTGCGAGAACGGCGCCAAGGCGGTCAACTGGGAAGCCACCAAGCGCCGCGTGGATCCTGCGTTTTTCGCCCGTTACAGCGTCAGTTCGCTGCTGGAGCAAAGCGATTACTGGCTGGAGTATCAGGGCCGCCTGACCGAGCCGATGGTCTATGACCCGCAAAGCGACCGCTACAAGCCCATCAGCTGGGACGATGCCTTCGCGCTGATCGCCAAACACCTGAACAACCTGCCAAGCCCGAACATGGCTGAGTTCTACACCTCGGGTCGGGCCAGCAACGAAGCGGCTTACCTGTATCAGTTGTTCGTCCGTGCCTACGGCACCAACAACTTCCCTGACTGCTCGAACATGTGCCACGAAGCCAGCGGCGTGGCGCTGTCGCAAAGCGTGGGTGTGGGCAAAGGCACCGTGACCTTCGATGACTTCGAGCACGCCGATGCGATTTTCGTACTGGGCCAGAACCCGGGCACCAACCACCCGCGCATGCTCGATCCTCTGCGCGATGCGGTGAAGCGTGGTGCTCAGGTCGTGTGCGTCAACCCCCTCAAGGAGCGTGGTCTCGAGCGCTTCCAGCATCCACAGCATGCGATGGAAATGCTCACCAACGGCGATCGCCCGACCAACACCGCGTATTTCCGTCCGGCACTGGGCGGCGACATGGCACTGCTGCGCGGCATGGCCAAGTTCCTGCTGCAATGGGAGCGCGAAGCCCAGCTCAACAATGCGCCCGCCGTCTTCGATCACGCCTTCCTCAACGAACACACCCAGGGCGTTCTTGATTACCTGGCGGCCATCGACGAAACCTCATGGGAGGAAATCCTGGAGCAATCCGGCCTGCCATTGAGCGATATCGAGCAGTCGGCCCGCATGTACGCCAAAGGCCAGAATGTGATCATGTGCTGGGCCATGGGTATCACCCAGCATCGTCACTCGGTCGCGACCATCCAGGAAATCGCCAACCTGATGATGCTGCGCGGCAATATCGGCAAGCCGGGCGCAGGCCTGTGCCCGGTGCGCGGCCACAGTAACGTGCAGGGCGACCGGACCATGGGCATCAACGAGCGCCCGCCGGTGTTCCTGCTCGATGCTCTGGAAAAGCGCTTCCAGTTCAAGGTCCCTCGCGAGAACGGCCATAACGTGGTCGAAGCCATTCACGCCATGGCCGAAGGTCGCTCCAAAGTGTTCATCGCGCTGGGCGGCAACTTCGCTCAGGCAACACCGGACAGCCCGCGCACTGCTGCAGCACTGAGCAACTGCGACCTGACCGTACAGATCAGCACCAAGCTCAACCGCAGCCACCTGTTCCACGGCAAGGAAGCGCTGATCCTGCCGTGCTTCGGCCGTACCGATATCGACATCCAGGCCAATGGCCCGCAAGCGGTCACCGTGGAAGACTCGTTCAGCATGGTGCACGCCTCCAACGGCCAGTTGCAGCCCTCTTCGTCGCTGATGCGTTCGGAGCCTGCGATCATCGCCGGTATCGCCAACGCAACCGTCGGCAAGCAGCCGGTGGACTGGCTATGGCTGATCGAGGATTACAGCCGTATTCGTGACCTGATTGCCGACACCATCCCGGGCTTCAAGGACTTCAACGAGCGCGTCAAGAATCCTGGCGGTTTCTATCTGGGCAATGCCGCAGGTGCCCGCCGCTGGAACACAGCGTCGACACGCGCCAACTTCAAGCCCAATGCGCTGCCGCTCAGCCTGATTCATGAAGGCATCAGTTCCACGGGCCAGACCCCGGACCTGATCATGCAGTCCATGCGCTCCCACGATCAGTACAACACCACCATTTATGGCCTGGACGACCGCTATCGCGGCGTGAAAGGACAGCGTGACGTGTTGTTCGTCAACGAAGCCGACATTATCCGCCTGGGCTTCCAGCCGGGTCAGAAAGCAGACTTGATCTCGATCTGGGGCGATAACCACGAACGCCGCGTCAAGGGCTTCACCCTGTTGCCGTTCGATATCCCGGCAGGTCAGGCGGCGGCTTACTATCCAGAGGTGAACCCGCTGGTGCCGCTGGAAAGCGTTGGCGAAGGCAGCCATACCCCCACCTCGAAATTCGTGGCAATCCGCCTGGAACGTTCGAGCGAGCCGGCACGAATCCTCTGA
- a CDS encoding HAD-IA family hydrolase, with amino-acid sequence MSEQQGERGPIKAVIFDMDGLLLDTEGVYTEVTHLIASRYGKTFDWSIKQHTIGRGARDFSGYVIQALELPISIDEFLEVREPMLEERFPLAPAMPGAEALVRHLAANNIPIAVGTSSSVHYFEAKTTLHRAWFELFDTVVTADDPEVGAAKPAPDIFLVAARRLGVSPEDCLVFEDSPFGVTAAKAAGMYTVAVPDSHMPVEQYEHADLLLTSLEDFPLEAWGLPRKA; translated from the coding sequence ATGAGTGAACAGCAAGGTGAGCGAGGCCCGATCAAGGCTGTGATTTTCGACATGGATGGTTTGCTGCTGGACACCGAAGGGGTCTACACCGAGGTCACCCATCTGATTGCCAGCCGTTATGGAAAAACCTTCGACTGGTCCATCAAGCAGCACACCATTGGCCGTGGCGCCCGTGACTTTTCCGGCTACGTTATCCAGGCGCTGGAGCTGCCCATTTCCATCGACGAATTTCTGGAAGTGCGCGAACCCATGCTTGAAGAACGCTTCCCTCTTGCTCCGGCAATGCCGGGCGCCGAGGCGCTGGTCAGGCATCTGGCGGCCAACAACATTCCCATCGCGGTCGGAACCAGCTCTTCGGTGCATTACTTCGAGGCCAAGACCACCTTGCACCGTGCCTGGTTCGAGCTGTTTGATACCGTCGTGACTGCCGATGACCCTGAAGTCGGCGCCGCCAAGCCTGCACCGGACATTTTCCTGGTTGCAGCACGTCGCCTGGGCGTTTCGCCAGAGGATTGCCTGGTGTTCGAGGACTCGCCATTCGGCGTCACCGCCGCCAAGGCTGCCGGGATGTACACCGTGGCAGTCCCCGACTCGCACATGCCGGTCGAGCAGTACGAACATGCCGACCTGCTGCTGACCTCGCTGGAAGACTTCCCGCTTGAGGCATGGGGCCTGCCCAGGAAAGCCTGA
- the fdhD gene encoding formate dehydrogenase accessory sulfurtransferase FdhD: protein MHAKRTASAAPALEAHAPQASQSYSYSNLEGDDSAQNALAEEVALAIAYNGISQAVMLVSPTDLEDFIVGFSLGSGIIASADEIYDFRLSGCGSAMQAEVEIASRAFWNLKQQRRQLAGTSGCGLCGVEAVEQALPELNVLPGAPLPPAEWLQGLRQRIGEFQPLGQHCGAVHAAVFMDSNGQLLLGREDIGRHNALDKLIGALIRQNIALTGGIAIVTSRCSLELIQKVLRAGIQTLVSLSSPTGLALQWARRHNLNLIHLPQHSAPRVYSPAMEIQA from the coding sequence ATGCACGCCAAGCGCACGGCCAGCGCGGCGCCCGCTCTTGAGGCGCACGCACCTCAAGCAAGCCAGTCCTACAGCTACTCGAATCTCGAGGGCGATGACTCGGCACAGAACGCGCTTGCCGAAGAGGTAGCGCTCGCCATTGCCTACAACGGCATCAGCCAGGCAGTCATGCTGGTCAGCCCCACGGATCTGGAAGACTTCATCGTCGGTTTCAGCCTGGGCAGCGGCATCATTGCCTCGGCAGACGAAATCTACGACTTCAGGCTCAGCGGTTGCGGGTCGGCCATGCAGGCCGAGGTCGAGATCGCCAGCCGTGCTTTCTGGAACCTCAAGCAGCAGCGTCGGCAACTGGCCGGTACCAGCGGGTGCGGACTGTGCGGCGTCGAAGCCGTCGAGCAGGCGCTGCCGGAGCTGAACGTATTGCCGGGCGCGCCCTTGCCGCCTGCCGAGTGGCTGCAAGGCCTGCGCCAGCGCATCGGCGAATTCCAGCCACTGGGCCAGCATTGCGGTGCCGTGCATGCAGCCGTGTTCATGGACAGTAATGGCCAGTTGTTGCTGGGCCGTGAAGACATCGGACGCCACAACGCCCTGGACAAGCTGATCGGCGCCCTGATCCGCCAGAACATTGCCCTGACAGGCGGCATTGCCATCGTCACCAGCCGCTGCAGCCTGGAACTGATCCAGAAAGTCCTGCGCGCCGGCATCCAGACGCTGGTCAGCCTGTCGTCGCCCACCGGCCTGGCCCTGCAATGGGCGCGCCGTCACAACCTCAATCTAATTCACCTGCCGCAGCACAGTGCGCCGCGGGTCTATAGCCCTGCGATGGAGATTCAAGCGTGA
- a CDS encoding aldo/keto reductase — translation MIYRTLGQSGLKVSTLTLGSMMFGEQTGTEESLRIIDQAWDQGVNFIDTADVYNGGRSEEIVGEAIASRRSDWVLATKVAVGPSDGIPNRAGLNRKHIFNAIENSLQRLDTDYVDIYYLHKEDHDTPLEVTVSAIGDLIRQGKIRYWGLSNYRGWRIAEIVNVAQRLGVDKPVISQPLYNIVNRQAEIEQITAAAFHGLGVVPYSPLARGVLSGKYAPDVTPDSSSRAGRQDKRLLETEWRVESLRIAQQLQAYVQDKGVGLVEFAIAWVLNNKAVTSAIVGPRTEQQWGHYTKALEVKISAEDEAFIDSLVIPGHASTAGFNDVQHFVSGRLTR, via the coding sequence ATGATTTACAGAACGCTTGGCCAGTCAGGCCTGAAGGTTTCCACGCTGACCCTCGGTTCAATGATGTTCGGTGAGCAGACCGGCACTGAAGAATCCCTGCGCATCATCGATCAAGCCTGGGATCAGGGCGTGAACTTCATCGACACCGCCGACGTTTACAACGGCGGACGCTCCGAAGAGATCGTCGGCGAAGCCATCGCTTCGCGGCGCAGCGACTGGGTGCTGGCGACCAAGGTCGCGGTAGGCCCGAGCGATGGCATTCCCAACCGCGCCGGCCTGAATCGCAAACATATCTTCAATGCCATTGAAAACAGCCTGCAGCGGCTGGATACCGACTATGTGGATATCTATTACCTGCACAAAGAGGATCACGACACGCCGCTGGAAGTCACGGTGTCGGCCATTGGCGACCTGATCCGCCAGGGCAAGATCCGCTATTGGGGCCTGTCGAACTATCGCGGCTGGCGCATCGCGGAAATCGTCAACGTCGCCCAGCGCCTGGGCGTGGACAAACCGGTCATCAGCCAGCCGCTCTACAACATCGTCAACCGCCAGGCCGAGATCGAGCAGATCACTGCCGCCGCGTTTCATGGCCTGGGTGTCGTGCCTTACAGCCCGCTGGCGCGTGGTGTGCTCAGCGGCAAGTACGCACCGGACGTCACGCCTGACAGCAGCAGTCGCGCCGGACGTCAGGACAAGCGTCTTCTGGAAACGGAATGGCGTGTGGAATCTCTGCGCATCGCCCAGCAATTGCAGGCCTATGTGCAGGACAAAGGCGTCGGCCTTGTGGAGTTCGCGATTGCCTGGGTGCTCAACAACAAGGCCGTCACGTCGGCCATTGTCGGGCCGCGCACCGAACAGCAGTGGGGACATTACACCAAAGCGCTGGAAGTGAAGATCAGTGCCGAGGACGAAGCCTTCATCGACTCGCTGGTCATACCGGGCCACGCTTCGACTGCCGGCTTCAATGATGTGCAGCATTTTGTTTCAGGGCGCCTGACACGCTGA
- a CDS encoding DUF3050 domain-containing protein, giving the protein MPCQKTLLDLKKTELSQHPIFAEINSLEVLKRFMETHVFAVWDFMSLTKRLQQELTCTQLPWLPPRDASAARLINEIVLGEESDDKLSHGHYSHFELYLDAMREIGASTLQIERFVELQKQGVHYTTALQRVNAGQAASVFVTHTLNTALHAPAHSVAAAFLHGRESVIPMMFQSILDEWGITVDQAPTFRYYLERHIEVDSEDHGPAAEQLLARLVNGDEQRQHEVYQAAIAAVDSRVELWDTLRMSMRSPLMQASA; this is encoded by the coding sequence ATGCCTTGTCAGAAAACGCTACTGGACCTCAAGAAAACAGAACTTAGCCAACACCCCATCTTTGCTGAAATCAATTCACTGGAAGTGCTTAAACGTTTTATGGAAACCCATGTATTCGCCGTCTGGGACTTCATGTCACTGACCAAGCGGTTACAGCAGGAACTGACCTGCACCCAATTGCCCTGGTTGCCACCTCGGGATGCATCGGCCGCCAGGCTGATCAACGAAATCGTGCTCGGGGAAGAATCCGACGACAAGCTGAGCCACGGTCACTACAGCCACTTCGAGCTGTACCTGGATGCCATGCGCGAGATTGGCGCCAGCACCTTGCAGATCGAACGCTTCGTCGAGCTGCAGAAACAGGGCGTGCATTACACAACCGCATTGCAGCGCGTCAACGCCGGTCAGGCTGCTTCGGTATTCGTGACCCACACCCTCAATACCGCGCTGCATGCGCCGGCCCATAGCGTGGCAGCGGCTTTTCTTCATGGTCGCGAAAGCGTTATCCCGATGATGTTCCAGAGCATCCTCGATGAATGGGGCATCACCGTCGATCAGGCACCGACCTTTCGCTACTACCTGGAACGCCACATCGAAGTCGACTCCGAAGACCACGGCCCGGCTGCCGAGCAGTTGCTGGCCAGGCTGGTCAATGGCGACGAGCAGCGCCAGCACGAGGTGTATCAGGCCGCCATTGCCGCCGTGGATAGCCGGGTCGAGCTGTGGGACACGCTGCGCATGAGCATGCGCTCGCCATTGATGCAAGCCAGCGCCTGA
- a CDS encoding YMGG-like glycine zipper-containing protein codes for MKYSSILLLSLTLASGFASAGGTVEAGVGGALGGVLGSAVGQQIGGSTGSAIGAGLGGAAGSAVGADRRNRTEAAIGGGLGAAGGNVIGRSVGGNTGSLVGAAAGGGAGGALGNYMGNESREDDRRYRNGRDDRREYRGHGHRKHYGHRKHGRDWRHR; via the coding sequence ATGAAGTATTCCTCGATACTGTTGTTGTCTCTTACTCTCGCAAGCGGTTTCGCCTCGGCAGGCGGAACAGTTGAAGCGGGCGTAGGCGGTGCATTGGGTGGGGTACTGGGTTCGGCTGTCGGTCAACAGATCGGCGGCAGCACAGGTTCTGCGATTGGCGCAGGCCTGGGCGGCGCAGCGGGCAGTGCGGTTGGCGCAGACCGTCGTAACCGTACAGAAGCTGCCATCGGTGGCGGCCTGGGCGCAGCGGGCGGTAACGTGATTGGCCGCAGCGTAGGCGGCAACACCGGTAGCCTTGTCGGCGCAGCCGCTGGCGGCGGTGCAGGTGGTGCCCTGGGTAACTACATGGGTAACGAAAGCCGCGAAGACGATCGCCGCTATCGCAATGGTCGTGACGATCGTCGCGAATACCGCGGCCATGGCCATCGCAAGCATTACGGCCATCGCAAACACGGTCGTGACTGGCGTCACCGTTAA
- a CDS encoding GntR family transcriptional regulator, protein MRKTDREAFLCSVLGNEQPPAHLARAVIEEKLRNAIIDGSLPSGTALRQQELATLFGVSRMPVREALRQLEAQSLLRVETHKGAVVAPLITEDAVDAYGLRILLESQALRLSIPLLDAEDLATARRCIEALEVETDYSKMGTLNRLFHMALYAKTPNKRLMRLVEEGLNEEERFLRFNLSSMGLGKLSQDDHWELLRLAEEKAVEEIVGALQNHLNRGVKAITQYLNSKKAEQEKTPARQRKKSIA, encoded by the coding sequence ATGCGCAAAACTGATAGAGAAGCCTTCTTGTGCTCGGTACTGGGGAACGAACAGCCTCCCGCGCACCTTGCAAGAGCTGTTATCGAGGAAAAACTGCGCAACGCTATCATCGATGGCAGCCTGCCGAGCGGTACAGCGCTGCGCCAACAGGAGTTGGCCACGCTTTTTGGTGTCAGCCGCATGCCGGTCCGCGAGGCCTTGCGCCAGCTCGAAGCCCAGTCACTGTTGCGTGTCGAAACCCATAAAGGCGCTGTCGTCGCCCCGCTGATCACCGAAGATGCCGTAGACGCCTACGGCCTGCGTATCCTGCTGGAATCCCAGGCGCTACGCCTGTCCATTCCGTTACTGGATGCAGAAGACCTGGCCACGGCACGACGCTGCATCGAAGCCCTTGAAGTCGAAACCGACTATTCGAAGATGGGCACTCTCAACCGCCTGTTTCACATGGCGCTTTACGCCAAGACCCCCAACAAGCGCCTGATGCGTCTGGTTGAAGAAGGCCTGAACGAAGAGGAGCGCTTTCTGCGCTTCAATCTCTCCTCCATGGGCCTTGGCAAGCTGTCCCAGGACGATCACTGGGAATTGCTGCGTCTTGCCGAAGAAAAGGCTGTGGAAGAGATCGTGGGTGCTCTGCAGAACCACCTCAACCGAGGTGTCAAAGCCATCACTCAATACCTGAACAGCAAAAAGGCCGAGCAGGAAAAAACACCGGCACGCCAACGCAAGAAAAGCATCGCCTGA
- a CDS encoding YdgA family protein has translation MNKSAGIAVGVIVVAGALASAGAWYTGNQLEGVLNESIRSANQGLKESLEGTDNSITLQLVSLERHFFSSTAHYRVDLQGPDLSRDGQDPQFLFVDNIEHGPIPLSRLKALKLMPVMAQSNFEMEKSASSEKWFAMSGDKTPLKGQASIGYDRSTSGWLKMSPLEMVDADGTFKFSGLDINAEASADAEKLKVTGTLDSLQLNVASKEGPVSIDIKGLTFDTGGTKGQSGLYLGHSNLKIDNAGFQMVGKQPVLIKDFVNTNLAQEEGGNLAMQINYDLGMISYNGKDIGSSHLGFRLSGFNALSTKTLYQFYQEQVLPQQQAAAQAKLPFQLKLSPADEQLMKSELSKFLAGKPHIELEKLSLKTANGESHMSIAVDLTDPGSIDQPGSDTVIKTISQLKARVLLSKPMINDVATLQAGFDGQTDAQAIADQAAAASDMLSAMATMLQLAKVEGNNIVSDLHYANGMVDFNGQKMTLQQFLATVMVKVGALSQ, from the coding sequence ATGAATAAATCAGCAGGTATCGCGGTAGGCGTCATTGTTGTGGCCGGTGCATTGGCAAGTGCTGGCGCCTGGTACACCGGTAATCAACTGGAAGGCGTGCTCAACGAGTCGATCCGGAGCGCCAATCAGGGACTCAAGGAGTCTCTGGAGGGCACCGACAACAGCATTACCCTGCAACTGGTTTCGCTGGAGCGTCACTTCTTCAGCAGCACGGCCCATTACCGCGTGGACCTGCAAGGCCCGGACCTGTCCCGCGATGGCCAGGATCCTCAGTTCCTGTTCGTGGATAACATCGAACACGGGCCGATTCCGCTGTCGCGTCTGAAAGCGTTGAAGCTCATGCCGGTCATGGCCCAGAGCAATTTCGAGATGGAGAAAAGCGCGTCTTCGGAAAAATGGTTCGCCATGAGCGGTGATAAAACGCCACTCAAGGGGCAGGCCAGTATCGGCTATGACCGCTCCACCAGCGGCTGGTTGAAAATGTCGCCGCTGGAGATGGTCGACGCGGACGGCACGTTCAAATTCTCCGGGCTCGACATCAATGCCGAAGCATCCGCCGATGCCGAAAAACTGAAGGTCACGGGCACGCTGGACAGCCTGCAGCTCAATGTGGCGTCAAAAGAAGGTCCGGTGAGCATCGATATCAAGGGCCTGACCTTCGATACTGGCGGCACCAAGGGCCAGTCGGGTCTGTACCTGGGCCACAGCAACCTGAAAATCGACAATGCCGGTTTCCAGATGGTCGGCAAGCAGCCGGTGCTGATCAAGGACTTCGTCAATACCAACCTTGCCCAGGAGGAGGGCGGTAATCTGGCGATGCAGATCAATTATGATCTGGGCATGATTTCCTACAACGGCAAGGACATTGGCTCTTCACACCTGGGCTTCAGGCTTTCCGGTTTCAACGCGCTGTCGACCAAGACCCTTTACCAGTTCTATCAGGAGCAGGTTCTGCCACAGCAACAGGCTGCGGCACAGGCCAAGCTTCCCTTCCAGCTGAAACTCAGCCCGGCCGACGAGCAGTTGATGAAGAGCGAGCTGAGCAAGTTTCTGGCTGGCAAGCCTCATATCGAGCTGGAAAAACTCTCGCTCAAGACCGCCAATGGTGAAAGCCACATGAGCATTGCCGTGGACCTGACCGATCCAGGCTCCATCGATCAGCCAGGCAGCGACACGGTGATAAAGACCATCAGCCAGCTCAAGGCCCGGGTGCTTTTGTCCAAGCCCATGATCAACGATGTGGCGACCCTGCAGGCAGGCTTTGACGGGCAGACCGACGCCCAGGCCATCGCCGATCAGGCCGCTGCCGCCAGTGACATGCTCAGTGCCATGGCCACCATGCTGCAATTGGCCAAGGTCGAGGGCAACAACATCGTTTCCGACCTGCACTACGCCAACGGCATGGTCGACTTCAACGGGCAGAAAATGACCCTGCAACAGTTCCTGGCCACAGTGATGGTCAAGGTAGGGGCGTTGAGTCAGTAA
- a CDS encoding LysR family transcriptional regulator has protein sequence MDIKQLKFLIALDETRHFGQAAARCNITQPTLSMRLRNLEEELGLPLVMRGQRFEGFTAPGERVLAWARTVLSAYDGLQAEAAACRGHLVGTLRLGVVPLSSFDPLSLLHRLHQIHPNLRFELSSLSSEQVLEQLASNRIDLGVSYLERLDNERFDTLTLDETRMGLLYDRRHFSFGEEPLTWSELVELPLGALTSGMHFRQSIDHNFHSRGLHPQPLLQTDAVHQLMQAVHGGFCCTIMPLDGGLDMLTEHLGLHPIADARTLAPIGLIMRRSAPRSALAEACFTLLAENQK, from the coding sequence ATGGACATCAAGCAACTGAAATTCCTGATCGCGCTCGACGAGACTCGTCACTTCGGCCAGGCAGCAGCACGCTGCAATATCACCCAACCCACACTGTCCATGCGCCTGCGCAATCTTGAAGAAGAGCTGGGCTTGCCGCTGGTCATGCGCGGGCAGCGTTTTGAAGGTTTTACCGCTCCCGGTGAGCGGGTGCTGGCCTGGGCCAGAACCGTTCTTTCGGCTTATGACGGCTTGCAGGCTGAAGCAGCGGCCTGCCGTGGGCATCTGGTCGGGACCCTGCGCCTGGGTGTGGTGCCGCTTTCGAGTTTCGATCCGCTCTCGCTGTTGCACCGGCTGCATCAGATCCACCCCAATCTGCGCTTCGAGCTGTCTTCGCTCAGCTCCGAGCAGGTTCTGGAACAACTGGCGAGCAATCGCATCGATCTGGGCGTGTCATATCTGGAGCGCCTGGATAACGAACGCTTCGACACCCTGACGCTGGATGAAACCCGCATGGGCCTGCTATATGACCGCCGCCACTTCAGCTTTGGCGAAGAGCCATTGACCTGGAGCGAGCTGGTCGAACTGCCACTGGGCGCGCTGACCAGCGGCATGCATTTTCGCCAGTCCATCGATCACAACTTCCACAGCCGCGGCCTGCATCCGCAGCCACTGCTGCAAACCGATGCCGTTCACCAGTTGATGCAGGCCGTGCATGGCGGTTTCTGCTGCACCATCATGCCGCTGGACGGCGGTCTGGACATGCTCACCGAACACCTGGGCCTGCACCCCATCGCCGATGCACGCACGCTGGCACCCATCGGCCTGATCATGCGCCGCAGCGCGCCGCGCTCAGCCTTGGCGGAGGCCTGCTTCACGCTTCTGGCAGAAAACCAGAAATAA
- the lysM gene encoding peptidoglycan-binding protein LysM, with the protein MSLFEFLKTAGENILDALTPGTANADEALKKRISEFGLGNPDVQITLDGSKVTVTGEVSSQEEKEKILLALGNISGVDTVDDQLTLAAGAPATAAARFVTVEKGDTLSAISKRVYGDPNKYQKIFEANKPLLKDVNHIYPGQQLRIPD; encoded by the coding sequence ATGAGTCTTTTCGAGTTCTTGAAAACGGCAGGGGAAAACATCCTCGATGCACTGACACCAGGTACTGCCAATGCCGATGAAGCCCTGAAAAAGCGTATTTCCGAGTTTGGATTAGGTAATCCCGATGTTCAAATCACGCTGGATGGCAGCAAGGTCACCGTCACAGGAGAGGTATCCAGTCAGGAAGAAAAGGAAAAGATCCTGCTGGCACTGGGAAATATCTCGGGCGTCGATACCGTGGACGATCAACTGACCCTCGCGGCCGGTGCGCCTGCAACAGCGGCTGCCCGGTTCGTCACGGTGGAAAAGGGCGATACCCTGAGCGCCATCTCGAAGCGGGTGTACGGTGACCCAAACAAGTACCAGAAAATCTTCGAGGCCAACAAGCCGCTGCTCAAGGATGTGAACCATATCTATCCGGGGCAGCAGTTGAGGATTCCTGATTAG